A genomic window from Desulfovibrio legallii includes:
- the rsmD gene encoding 16S rRNA (guanine(966)-N(2))-methyltransferase RsmD codes for MRVIAGRLGGRLLKTVEGEGYRPAMGRTREALFSMLAARGLDWPTARVLDLFAGSGSLAFEAVSRGAPHALLVESAPQAVRCLTANTTALGLEGVVRLLAEDVLRVLKRPPDAPYHLVFMDPPYRKRLADPALRLLTQRGWLAPGAFVTAEVEKEARLSPPLELRLEVDRLLGQTRILIWTMP; via the coding sequence GAGGGCGAAGGCTACCGCCCGGCCATGGGCAGAACCCGCGAGGCCCTTTTTTCCATGCTTGCGGCGCGGGGCCTTGATTGGCCAACGGCGCGGGTGCTGGATCTCTTTGCCGGCAGCGGCAGTCTGGCTTTTGAGGCCGTAAGCCGCGGCGCGCCCCACGCCCTGCTGGTGGAAAGCGCCCCCCAGGCCGTGCGCTGCCTTACGGCCAACACAACGGCCCTGGGCCTGGAGGGGGTGGTCCGCCTGCTGGCAGAGGACGTGCTGCGCGTGCTCAAGCGCCCGCCGGACGCCCCCTATCATCTGGTTTTTATGGACCCCCCCTACCGCAAACGCCTGGCGGATCCGGCCTTGCGCCTGCTCACCCAGCGCGGCTGGCTTGCGCCGGGAGCCTTTGTAACCGCCGAGGTGGAAAAAGAGGCCAGGCTTTCCCCGCCGCTGGAGCTCCGCCTTGAGGTGGACCGGCTGCTGGGCCAAACCCGCATCCTCATCTGGACCATGCCATGA